Proteins encoded within one genomic window of Candidatus Methylomirabilota bacterium:
- a CDS encoding nodulation protein NfeD: MTGPDRRLRRCMLVSLLLATLAPTCAWAARPVSVIDIDGAITPITVRLLAAAIERAQADGSQALVVQLNTPGGLERSMRSMVQSILNAEIPVIVYVAPTGARAASAGVFLTMAAHVAAMAPATNMGAAHPVAVGGQMDKDMLKKVENDAAAFARTLATERGRNAEWMEKAVRSSVSVTEREALKLKVIDLIANSVPDLLEKIDGRVLKTKRGLVTLETKNAPVKVIEIRFRDRFLALITDPNIAYILMMVGMLGIFFELSNPGVVLPGVIGGISLILAFFAFQSLPINWAGLLLILFGVALLIAEIKIASHGVLTIGGVISMVLGSFMLYEAPEAGFRVSWAVILPTVGASAGLAIWAVSAGVRAMRRPPTTGAAGMIGQRAVVRAALDPEGQVQLDGEIWRAVAEDAPVPAGETVRVTGVDGLTLRVSRAANRS; this comes from the coding sequence ATGACCGGGCCCGACAGGCGGTTACGGCGGTGCATGCTCGTCTCGCTCCTGCTCGCCACCCTGGCCCCCACGTGCGCCTGGGCCGCGAGACCGGTGTCGGTGATCGACATCGACGGCGCCATCACACCCATCACGGTCCGCCTGCTCGCCGCGGCCATCGAGCGGGCTCAGGCCGACGGCTCGCAGGCGCTCGTGGTCCAGCTCAATACGCCAGGGGGGCTGGAGCGTTCCATGCGGTCCATGGTCCAGAGCATTCTCAATGCCGAGATTCCCGTGATCGTGTACGTCGCCCCCACGGGCGCTCGCGCGGCATCGGCCGGAGTCTTCCTCACCATGGCCGCGCACGTGGCGGCCATGGCGCCGGCCACGAATATGGGCGCGGCGCATCCCGTGGCCGTGGGCGGGCAAATGGACAAGGACATGCTCAAGAAGGTCGAGAACGACGCGGCGGCCTTCGCGCGGACGCTCGCCACGGAGCGCGGGCGAAATGCCGAATGGATGGAGAAAGCCGTGCGGTCGTCCGTATCCGTCACGGAGCGCGAGGCGCTCAAGCTGAAGGTGATCGACCTGATCGCCAACAGCGTGCCTGACCTGCTCGAGAAGATCGACGGGCGAGTCCTCAAGACGAAGCGGGGATTGGTCACCCTCGAGACGAAGAACGCGCCCGTGAAAGTCATCGAGATCCGGTTCCGGGACCGCTTCCTGGCTCTGATCACGGATCCGAACATCGCCTATATCCTCATGATGGTCGGCATGCTCGGCATCTTCTTCGAGCTGTCGAACCCGGGCGTCGTGCTTCCCGGCGTGATCGGGGGCATCTCCCTGATCCTGGCCTTCTTCGCCTTCCAGAGCCTGCCCATCAACTGGGCCGGGCTCCTGCTCATCCTGTTTGGGGTGGCCCTGCTCATCGCCGAGATCAAGATCGCGAGCCACGGCGTGTTGACCATCGGCGGCGTCATCTCCATGGTCCTCGGCTCCTTCATGCTCTACGAAGCGCCCGAGGCGGGCTTCCGCGTGTCATGGGCGGTGATCCTGCCCACGGTGGGGGCGAGCGCGGGGCTCGCGATCTGGGCCGTCTCCGCCGGGGTGCGCGCGATGCGGCGTCCCCCGACCACGGGGGCCGCGGGGATGATCGGCCAGCGCGCCGTGGTACGAGCCGCGCTTGATCCCGAAGGGCAGGTGCAGCTCGATGGCGAGATCTGGCGCGCCGTGGCCGAGGACGCGCCCGTCCCGGCCGGCGAGACGGTGCGCGTAACCGGCGTAGACGGGCTGACGCTCCGGGTCAGCCGGGCCGCGAACCGCTCCTAG
- a CDS encoding cysteine desulfurase, whose protein sequence is MTLGEQTRADFPILRRIVHGQPLVYLDSAASSQKPRQVLEAMQNYYERTHANVHRSIHTLGEEATEVYEAARDAVRVFVAARFREEIIFTRGTTDGINVVARALALTLKPGDEILVTEMEHHSNLIPWQMICRERGAVVKAVPVVGEGVLDLDAFGRLLSPRTRLVAIAHVSNVLGTINPVTDMTRWAHEAGALVLLDGAQAAPHLSLDVVGTGCDFYVFSAHKMLGPTGIGVLYGRREVLERLEPGLGGSEMIKEVWIDHAQWNDLPWRFEPGTPPIAEAVGLHAAVDYLDKLGMARVEAHERALCRLAIDALERIPGVTLYGPRNAELRGAVVAFNVEGLHPHDGAALLDERGIGVRAGHHCAQPLMRRLGIVGTLRASFSVYNTAAEIERLSEAVQSLRGAL, encoded by the coding sequence ATGACCCTCGGCGAGCAGACTCGGGCCGACTTCCCCATCCTGCGGCGTATCGTCCACGGCCAGCCGCTCGTCTACCTCGACTCGGCCGCGTCCAGCCAGAAGCCGAGGCAGGTTCTCGAGGCGATGCAGAACTACTACGAGCGGACGCACGCCAATGTCCATCGCTCCATTCACACCTTGGGCGAGGAGGCCACGGAGGTCTACGAGGCCGCGCGGGATGCCGTCCGGGTATTCGTGGCCGCCCGGTTCCGAGAGGAGATCATCTTCACGCGCGGGACCACCGACGGCATCAATGTCGTGGCGCGCGCGCTGGCCCTCACCCTCAAGCCCGGAGACGAGATCCTGGTCACGGAGATGGAGCACCATTCGAACCTCATCCCGTGGCAGATGATCTGCCGGGAGCGGGGCGCGGTCGTGAAGGCGGTGCCCGTGGTCGGCGAGGGCGTGCTCGACCTGGACGCGTTCGGGCGCCTGCTGTCGCCGCGCACGCGACTCGTGGCCATCGCTCACGTCTCGAATGTGCTCGGCACCATCAACCCCGTCACCGACATGACCCGGTGGGCTCACGAGGCGGGAGCGCTGGTTCTTCTCGACGGCGCGCAGGCGGCCCCTCACCTCTCTCTCGATGTCGTGGGGACGGGGTGCGACTTCTACGTCTTCTCGGCGCACAAGATGCTGGGCCCCACGGGAATCGGCGTCCTCTACGGCCGACGCGAGGTGCTCGAGAGACTGGAGCCAGGGCTGGGCGGCAGCGAGATGATCAAAGAGGTCTGGATCGACCACGCGCAGTGGAATGACCTTCCGTGGCGCTTCGAGCCCGGCACGCCGCCCATCGCCGAAGCCGTCGGTCTCCATGCGGCCGTGGACTACCTCGACAAGCTCGGCATGGCCCGGGTCGAGGCCCACGAGCGCGCGCTCTGCCGGCTCGCCATCGACGCTCTGGAGCGCATCCCCGGCGTCACCCTCTACGGGCCGCGCAATGCCGAACTCAGGGGCGCCGTGGTCGCCTTCAACGTGGAGGGCCTCCACCCCCACGACGGCGCCGCCCTGCTCGACGAGCGCGGGATCGGCGTGCGGGCGGGGCATCACTGCGCGCAGCCGCTCATGAGGCGGCTCGGCATCGTGGGCACCCTGCGGGCCAGCTTCTCGGTCTACAATACCGCCGCCGAGATCGAGCGCCTGAGCGAAGCCGTCCAGTCGCTTCGCGGCGCGCTCTGA
- a CDS encoding iron-sulfur cluster assembly scaffold protein: MVYSDVIRERFRKPRFRGSLPAPEAAFEDVNPLCGDRIRIECRITDGRLADARHRGDSCAICAASADLLIELALGKSVEDAASLQAPALLERLEADIRPTRMRCVTLPLSVLQGALEGREVAR; this comes from the coding sequence ATGGTCTACAGCGACGTCATTCGTGAGCGCTTCCGGAAGCCGCGCTTCCGAGGCAGCCTGCCCGCGCCTGAAGCGGCTTTCGAGGACGTCAACCCACTCTGTGGCGATCGGATCCGCATCGAGTGCCGGATCACCGACGGTCGACTGGCGGATGCGCGGCACCGCGGCGACAGCTGCGCGATCTGCGCGGCCTCCGCAGACCTTTTGATCGAGCTCGCGCTCGGAAAGTCGGTGGAGGATGCCGCGTCCCTTCAGGCTCCCGCCCTGCTCGAGCGGCTGGAGGCCGACATACGCCCCACCCGCATGAGATGCGTCACCCTGCCCCTGTCGGTGCTGCAGGGCGCCCTCGAGGGCCGGGAGGTGGCGAGATGA
- a CDS encoding XdhC/CoxI family protein, which yields MTTELFENLDRLRHAEGKVAVATLVNTRGTTPRKEGAKMLVGEDGRVLGSVTIGGCVDAQVIEESASVLATHKPRLLELNLGDEDAWEIGLTCGGTIEVFVEPVDLHEASDETLRHYERLRKHAEAGGRGALLTRLDAPQHGAKLLVLDTGAREGGLGSAALDERAVAETQGPLRAGKSTTLTIDGTRIFAEVFAPPSIMLIVGAGHVSMPLCSLARIVGFKTVVIDGRPRFATRERFPDVDELKIGIPSELVQSVPLGPTTALVLVAHDYKYDLPVLKHALQTPVGYIGLLGSSRRGKAILDLLREDGVAEDLLTRVRVPIGLDLGAQSAPEIALAVLAEVLAVQRGATCLPISEKVRKGIK from the coding sequence ATGACCACAGAGCTCTTCGAGAATCTGGATCGGCTGCGCCATGCCGAGGGCAAGGTGGCGGTGGCGACCCTCGTCAATACCCGGGGGACGACGCCGCGCAAGGAAGGCGCCAAGATGCTGGTCGGCGAAGATGGGCGGGTGCTGGGCTCCGTCACCATCGGCGGCTGCGTCGACGCGCAAGTCATCGAGGAGTCCGCCTCCGTCCTCGCGACGCACAAGCCGCGACTCCTCGAGCTCAACCTGGGCGACGAAGACGCCTGGGAGATCGGGCTCACCTGTGGGGGCACCATCGAGGTCTTCGTGGAGCCCGTCGATCTCCACGAGGCGAGCGACGAGACCCTGCGGCACTACGAGCGGCTCCGCAAGCACGCGGAAGCAGGGGGCCGGGGCGCGCTTCTGACACGGCTCGACGCGCCCCAGCATGGGGCCAAGCTGCTTGTCCTCGACACCGGGGCGCGCGAGGGCGGGCTGGGGAGCGCCGCGCTCGACGAGCGGGCGGTGGCCGAGACCCAGGGACCCCTGCGGGCAGGAAAGTCCACCACTCTGACCATTGACGGGACGCGCATCTTTGCGGAGGTCTTCGCGCCGCCATCCATCATGCTCATCGTGGGCGCCGGTCACGTGTCGATGCCCCTCTGCTCTCTCGCTCGCATCGTCGGCTTCAAGACCGTGGTGATCGATGGCCGGCCGCGATTCGCGACCCGCGAGCGCTTTCCCGACGTGGACGAGCTCAAGATCGGCATTCCTTCCGAGCTGGTCCAGAGCGTGCCCCTCGGCCCGACCACCGCGCTGGTCCTGGTGGCTCACGACTACAAGTACGATCTGCCCGTGCTCAAGCATGCGCTCCAGACGCCCGTCGGCTATATCGGCCTCCTGGGCTCGAGCCGGCGGGGCAAGGCCATCCTCGACCTCTTGCGAGAGGATGGCGTGGCGGAGGATCTGCTTACCCGGGTGCGGGTACCCATTGGCCTCGACCTCGGCGCCCAGTCCGCGCCCGAGATCGCGCTGGCCGTGCTGGCCGAGGTGCTCGCCGTTCAGCGTGGCGCCACCTGCCTGCCCATCAGCGAAAAGGTGAGGAAGGGAATTAAGTGA
- a CDS encoding VWA domain-containing protein — protein MAVPRDLMRAMLGFGAMLRASGLPVTTGALMDAVRALEVVDLMDRAQVYLALRTVLVSRMEEQPAFDRCFEAFWKFQADDGQGLDGLVAAVQPRGSEEEPPTGGLEGAQQKQAQIALEDWDEGEAQEGEPLEVPGQSDREVLMEHDFSTFPAEQLEEVARLTVQIAKRLARRVSRRRKPTRRGGVVDLRRSMRANLTRGEIIELRRRSRRRRKVRLVLLCDVSGSMDLYSRFLLQFLYALQNVFGRVETFTFATRLTRVSDLLRGPSYKSALRRLTEVRDWSGGTRIGDSLREFNQTWGHLVDRRTIVLLLSDGWDTGEPEVLAQEMLSLKRRAGRLIWLNPLLGNPSYEPLTRGMAAALPLVDHFAAAHNLASLRELAGHLTIR, from the coding sequence ATGGCCGTGCCCCGAGACCTCATGCGCGCCATGCTCGGCTTCGGCGCCATGCTGCGCGCCTCTGGCCTGCCCGTGACCACGGGTGCTCTCATGGACGCCGTGCGCGCGCTCGAGGTGGTGGATCTGATGGACCGCGCCCAGGTCTACCTCGCCCTCCGGACCGTGCTGGTGAGCCGCATGGAGGAGCAGCCCGCCTTCGATCGCTGCTTCGAGGCCTTCTGGAAATTTCAGGCCGATGACGGGCAGGGGCTCGACGGGCTCGTGGCGGCGGTCCAGCCGCGTGGCAGCGAGGAGGAGCCGCCGACGGGCGGCCTGGAAGGGGCGCAGCAGAAGCAGGCGCAGATCGCCCTCGAGGACTGGGACGAGGGGGAGGCGCAGGAGGGCGAGCCGCTCGAGGTGCCCGGGCAGAGCGATCGCGAGGTGCTGATGGAGCACGACTTCTCGACCTTCCCCGCCGAGCAGCTCGAGGAGGTGGCGCGGCTCACCGTGCAGATCGCCAAGCGTCTGGCGCGCCGGGTGAGCCGCCGGCGCAAGCCCACCCGGCGGGGCGGCGTGGTGGATCTCCGGCGGAGCATGCGGGCCAACCTCACGCGCGGCGAGATCATCGAGCTCCGACGCCGGTCACGGCGCCGTCGCAAGGTGCGCCTCGTGCTGCTCTGCGACGTCTCGGGATCCATGGACCTCTACAGCCGGTTCCTGCTGCAGTTCCTCTACGCGCTCCAGAACGTCTTCGGACGCGTGGAGACGTTCACGTTCGCCACCCGGCTGACGCGCGTGTCGGACCTGCTGCGGGGGCCGTCCTACAAGAGCGCGCTCCGGCGCCTGACCGAGGTACGCGACTGGTCGGGCGGCACCCGGATCGGCGACTCCCTCCGGGAGTTCAACCAGACCTGGGGGCACCTGGTCGACCGGCGCACCATCGTGCTCCTCCTCTCGGATGGCTGGGACACCGGCGAACCCGAGGTCCTGGCTCAGGAGATGCTGTCCCTCAAGCGTCGGGCCGGTCGCCTGATCTGGCTCAACCCGCTCCTGGGCAATCCATCCTACGAGCCGCTGACCCGCGGGATGGCGGCCGCCCTGCCCCTCGTCGACCACTTCGCCGCCGCGCACAACCTGGCGAGCCTGCGCGAGCTTGCCGGCCACTTGACCATACGATGA
- a CDS encoding MoxR family ATPase — protein MRAEIKKIEEMMEAAEYVTDPAIAMSVHLAMTLKKPLLIEGHAGVGKTEVAKVMAKMLETNLIRLQCYEGLDAAQALYEWNYPKQLLHIKLEESTSHSLTEKEAAIFSPPFLIKRPLLQAISETGTPPVLLIDEIDRADEEFEAFLLEVLSEFQVTIPEIGTIKATQPPYVILTSNRIRELSDALRRRCLYLWIDFPGFEKEVRIVTRKVPGVNERLAREISRFMETVRTIRLAKVPGVAETLDWAQALTSLHADHLDEELVAETLGCVVKDAEDVKRLKRELATGGIARFVAAQS, from the coding sequence ATGAGAGCCGAGATCAAGAAGATCGAGGAGATGATGGAGGCGGCGGAGTACGTCACGGACCCGGCCATCGCCATGTCCGTGCACCTCGCCATGACGCTCAAGAAGCCCCTGCTCATCGAGGGACATGCGGGCGTCGGCAAGACCGAGGTGGCCAAGGTGATGGCCAAGATGCTGGAGACCAACCTCATCCGCCTTCAGTGCTACGAGGGTCTCGACGCCGCCCAGGCGCTGTACGAGTGGAACTACCCGAAGCAGCTCCTGCACATCAAGCTGGAGGAGAGCACCAGCCATTCGCTGACCGAGAAGGAGGCGGCCATCTTCTCGCCGCCCTTTCTCATCAAGCGCCCCCTGCTCCAGGCCATCAGCGAGACGGGAACGCCTCCCGTCCTCCTCATCGACGAGATCGATCGGGCCGACGAGGAGTTCGAGGCCTTCCTGCTCGAGGTCCTCTCCGAGTTCCAGGTCACCATCCCCGAGATCGGCACCATCAAGGCGACGCAGCCCCCCTATGTCATCCTGACTTCGAACCGCATCCGGGAGCTGTCGGATGCCCTCAGGCGCCGCTGCCTTTACCTCTGGATCGACTTTCCCGGCTTCGAGAAGGAAGTGCGCATCGTCACCCGCAAGGTGCCGGGGGTGAACGAGCGTCTGGCCCGGGAGATCTCGCGCTTCATGGAGACGGTGCGGACCATCCGGCTGGCCAAGGTGCCCGGGGTGGCCGAAACGCTCGACTGGGCCCAGGCCCTGACCTCGCTCCACGCCGATCATCTCGACGAGGAGCTGGTGGCCGAGACCCTGGGCTGCGTGGTCAAGGACGCCGAGGACGTCAAGCGGCTCAAGCGCGAGCTCGCCACCGGCGGCATCGCCCGCTTCGTCGCGGCGCAGAGCTGA
- a CDS encoding nucleotidyltransferase family protein, with protein MTSAIVLAAGLSRRMGKSKLLLPYGDTTVLRHATERVLTAGIRDVVVVVGPEHEATARALEGLPVRLVVNPTPEAGQGSSVGAGVRALAPGTTAVLIALGDQPAVPSGVIPALLGAIKALGKSIAVPRYADGLGNPVLFAAPVFPELLDLPGDRGARAVVERERSRLAVVDFPTPMPPDIDTPEDYERLKGPGNPG; from the coding sequence ATGACCTCCGCCATCGTGCTCGCGGCCGGCCTCTCGCGCCGCATGGGAAAGTCCAAGCTGCTCCTCCCCTACGGGGACACGACCGTGCTCCGACACGCGACGGAGCGCGTGCTCACGGCAGGCATTCGCGACGTGGTCGTGGTGGTGGGGCCAGAGCACGAGGCGACGGCGCGCGCCCTGGAAGGACTGCCAGTGCGCCTGGTTGTCAATCCGACGCCCGAGGCGGGGCAGGGGTCTTCGGTCGGCGCGGGAGTTCGCGCCCTGGCTCCGGGAACGACGGCCGTTCTCATCGCGCTCGGCGATCAGCCCGCGGTGCCATCGGGGGTCATCCCGGCCCTGCTGGGAGCGATCAAGGCCCTGGGCAAGTCGATCGCCGTGCCACGGTACGCCGACGGTTTGGGCAATCCCGTGCTCTTTGCCGCCCCCGTTTTCCCCGAGCTTCTCGATCTTCCCGGCGACCGGGGCGCTCGCGCCGTCGTCGAAAGAGAGAGGTCCCGTCTGGCCGTCGTGGATTTCCCGACGCCCATGCCGCCCGACATCGACACGCCGGAGGACTACGAGAGGCTCAAGGGCCCCGGCAATCCAGGGTAA